GAGGTAGTTTAGTGGTTAGAAGTTCCCTGAGTCTCCTAACAGCCTTGACTTTGTTTGCTAAGATGTCGAGTAAAGGCAACAGCTCATCAGTTTGCAAAGGAAAATCTGGTGTCAACCACAAGACAGGTCTCAGACCCTTCTTATACTCACTTTCATGTTTAGTGTCACCACTGGcacccttcttctttttcttcttactgCTTTTATCTTTTCCCTTCTTAACATCCCCCATATCCTCCCTAGATAattcaaaagatgatttttgaTTATCAACTGTTCTCTGGTTGCTACTTTCTGGGGCTAACTTTGAGAACTTCTTCAGAATCTTTGAATCCTCAGGATCATCACTTCCATTTTTTGACCCTTTCTTGTTCCATCCAAACCAACTTTTCTTCTCCTTAACAGTGCCATTGGattcacaattttcaaaagaacCACCTGAACCATGTTCTTGGGAGTCATGGACTCCATGGTCCTCATCTTCACAGACACCATCTGAATTGCCCATACGGAGAGCAGAATCCAATTGCATCCTTTCTTCAGCTGTCAATACATCATCATAGTCATCATTGTCACCACCATTTGCTATCCTTTCATCATCCTCCACTGCAAAAAGCTCCTCATCAGTCATAGCACCTGGGACCCTCCTCGATTTCACACTGACCATTACATGAAGCATGTCATAAACCTTAGCCTTCCAATTCCCAACCACCTCAGTCCTCTCTTGCCGCCTCCAATTTAGGTGAGGAACAAGTTCTGCCTGAGTAACATCAATTCCTGGCCTATACATATTAGTTTGAGACATCAAGGTCACTTCATGGGCAACTTCAGCTTCAGTTGGTTGAGCTCCAGCCCCCTCTAAAGCATTTGTGATTTCTTTCTCCTTATGAGCAAGGACAATCAAGGAACCAGGAGCCAGAGATACATTACCATCTTCTGAAGAGTAGCCCTccccaagaaagagaaatgttTGGTCTGACCGTTGAATGCGGAAGCCATCAAAGCCAGCAAGGGTCATATCAGCACGAAGATTGGACCCACGTTTCCAAATGCGGTATGTATCTGATGGGGCAATTCGACCAATAAATGGAATGACAGAGCTCTCAAAGTGGAAGGTTATCTCCATGTAAAAATCACGAATCCGAGCTGCTGAGGCAACAATGCGTGGAAGCCGTCGACACCATTTGGCCCAAGCAAGGGGCTGATAATGACGGGCAATGATCATAGCAATAGACTCCTCTCTTGTACAAACCGCTTCTTGAAGAGCACTCCATCCATTCTCATTTTGTAGACTCCAATCAGCACCAGCTGCCATTAAAAGCTCTGCTGAAACTGGATCCCTCAATCTAACTGCAAGGTGTAGGGGGGTCTCACGACCTGGAACATCACGTCGATCGATGATTGCCGATACCTCATCAGCTTGGAGCTCAGCAGCAACAGAATCATCTTCGGTAATTACCTCACCAGCCTTAGCAAGCCGAGGAAGAGCTGAGATGATCCGCTTGAGGGCAGCATGGTCACGCCGAGCAACTGCCAAATGAGCTGGACTGTGGGCATATTTGGAAAAATCTTCCATGGAttctgttttattttgtttttccccttTCTATTTCTGTTTCTAAGCTacagaaaattttccatttctgCTTAAATTCAAGCAACGAAACAGAAAATCAAGAACTTCAAGCAAATTCTAGGGTGTCAAAAACTAGAAAGAATCagaaaaaaattagggttttttttttttcactttaaaccCTCTACTATTATAGTCAACTTCAGATACTCTAATGAATCTAGAACACTTCCAATTGCTTAACCAGTTCAGGCTTCAGACGCCTC
Above is a genomic segment from Vitis riparia cultivar Riparia Gloire de Montpellier isolate 1030 chromosome 14, EGFV_Vit.rip_1.0, whole genome shotgun sequence containing:
- the LOC117930165 gene encoding ankyrin repeat domain-containing protein 13C-B; translation: MEDFSKYAHSPAHLAVARRDHAALKRIISALPRLAKAGEVITEDDSVAAELQADEVSAIIDRRDVPGRETPLHLAVRLRDPVSAELLMAAGADWSLQNENGWSALQEAVCTREESIAMIIARHYQPLAWAKWCRRLPRIVASAARIRDFYMEITFHFESSVIPFIGRIAPSDTYRIWKRGSNLRADMTLAGFDGFRIQRSDQTFLFLGEGYSSEDGNVSLAPGSLIVLAHKEKEITNALEGAGAQPTEAEVAHEVTLMSQTNMYRPGIDVTQAELVPHLNWRRQERTEVVGNWKAKVYDMLHVMVSVKSRRVPGAMTDEELFAVEDDERIANGGDNDDYDDVLTAEERMQLDSALRMGNSDGVCEDEDHGVHDSQEHGSGGSFENCESNGTVKEKKSWFGWNKKGSKNGSDDPEDSKILKKFSKLAPESSNQRTVDNQKSSFELSREDMGDVKKGKDKSSKKKKKKGASGDTKHESEYKKGLRPVLWLTPDFPLQTDELLPLLDILANKVKAVRRLRELLTTKLPHGTFPVKVAIPIVPTIRVLVTFTKFEELQPVEEFSTPLSSPAHFQDAKSKESEGSTSWISWMRGSRGGQSSDGESHRYKDDIDPFHIPSDYTWVDANEKKRRLKAKKAKSKKHRKHVGAKGGGDGGHQMSEELED